A window of the Cicer arietinum cultivar CDC Frontier isolate Library 1 chromosome 6, Cicar.CDCFrontier_v2.0, whole genome shotgun sequence genome harbors these coding sequences:
- the CAPLEA-1 gene encoding late embryogenesis abundant protein 1, whose protein sequence is MASHDQSYKAGETMGRTEEKTNQMIGNIEDKAQAAKEKAQQAAQTAKDKTSQTAQAAKEKTQQTAQAAKEKTQQTAQAAKDETQQTAQAAKDKTQQTTEATKEKAQDTTGRAREKGSEMGQSTKETAQSGKDNSAGFLQQTGEKVKGMAQGATDAVKQTFGMANDDKDKDHFPTNRH, encoded by the exons ATGGCATCACACGACCAAAGCTACAAAGCTGGTGAGACCATGGGCCGAACTGAg GAAAAGACCAACCAAATGATTGGCAACATAGAAGATAAGGCCCAAGCTGCAAAGGAAAAAGCCCAGCAAGCAGCCCAAACCGCCAAAGACAAAACCAGTCAGACAGCCCAAGCTGCAAAGGAAAAGACCCAACAAACAGCCCAAGCAGCAAAGGAAAAGACCCAACAAACAGCCCAGGCAGCAAAGGATGAGACCCAACAAACAGCCCAAGCAGCAAAGGATAAGACCCAACAGACAACCGAAGCAACAAAAGAAAAAGCCCAAGACACAACTGGTCGAGCAAGAGAAAAGGGGTCAGAAATGGGCCAGTCAACTAAGGAAACGGCCCAATCAGGAAAAGACAATTCAGCTGGGTTTTTGCAGCAGACTGGAGAAAAGGTTAAGGGTATGGCCCAAGGTGCAACTGATGCTGTAAAACAAACCTTTGGAATGGCAAATGATGATAAAGACAAAGATCATTTCCCAACCAATCGTCACTGA
- the LOC101505048 gene encoding RNA-binding protein involved in heterochromatin assembly dri1: MSRPGDWNCRSCHHLNFQRRDSCQRCGDSKFGERVEYGTFGGRGGSSFGLSGSDVRLGDWYCAAGNCGAHNFASRLSCFKCGAFKDELVGGYNNNNSDILGSRAFGGSGKPGWKSGDWMCNRLGCNEHNFASRMECFKCSAPRDTY, translated from the exons ATGAGTAGGCCGGGAGATTGGAACTGCAGGTCGTGCCATCACCTAAATTTTCAAAGGCGCGATTCGTGCCAAAGATGTGGCGATTCAAAATTCGGAGAAAGAGTTGAGTATGGAACTTTTGGAGGAAGAGGAGGATCTTCATTTGGTTTAAGTGGCTCAGATGTTCGTCTAGGTGATTGGTACTGTGCTGCTGGTAATTGTGGTGCACATAACTTTGCTAGTCGTTTAAGTTGCTTCAAGTGTGGTGCTTTCAAAGATGAGTTAGTTGGAggatataataataacaatagtgACATTTTGGGTTCAAGGGCTTTTGGTGGAAGTGGAAAACCAGGATGGAAATCCGGTGATTGGATGTGTAACAG ATTAGGATGCAATGAACACAACTTTGCTAGCAGAATGGAATGTTTCAAATGCAGTGCGCCAAGAGACACATACTAG
- the LOC101504724 gene encoding late embryogenesis abundant protein 2, producing MTSHDQSYRAGEAKGRTEEKTNQMIGNIEDKAQAAKEKAQQAAQTAKDKTSQTAQAAKEKTQQTAQAAKDKTQQTTQATKEKAQDTTGRAKEKGSEMGQSTKETAQSGKDNSAGFLQQTGEKVKGMAQGATDAVKQTFGMANDDKDKDHFPTNRH from the exons atgacATCCCACGACCAAAGCTACAGAGCTGGTGAAGCTAAGGGCAGAACTGAG GAAAAGACCAACCAAATGATTGGCAACATAGAAGATAAGGCCCAAGCTGCAAAGGAAAAAGCCCAGCAAGCAGCCCAAACCGCCAAAGACAAAACCAGTCAGACAGCCCAAGCTGCAAAGGAAAAGACCCAACAAACAGCCCAAGCAGCAAAGGATAAGACCCAACAGACAACCCAGGCAACAAAAGAAAAAGCCCAAGACACAACTGGTCGAGCAAAAGAAAAGGGGTCAGAAATGGGCCAGTCCACTAAGGAAACGGCCCAATCAGGAAAAGACAATTCAGCTGGGTTTTTGCAGCAGACTGGAGAAAAGGTTAAGGGTATGGCCCAAGGTGCAACTGATGCTGTAAAACAAACCTTTGGAATGGCAAATGATGATAAAGACAAAGATCATTTCCCAACCAATCGTCACTGA